A section of the Veillonella criceti genome encodes:
- a CDS encoding LysE family translocator, with product MDTTLFPYFLISSILLTLAPGPDNLYLLAKSITDGAKNGIILAGGLASGIIFHTTLVILGVAALVKSSPMAFATLKYVGAAYLFYLAYGAFTAKVNETSSTVVTTDKTISTETSSTERVSVSVKTSSETGLAIYRKGLIMNILNPKVLLFFLAFLPQFVSPNSENPSLAIAFLGATFSLQAFILFSLIALCAGKLRGFLHQGPKSQRILNRVQGIVLLGIGGLLLFF from the coding sequence ATGGATACTACCTTATTTCCATATTTTTTAATCTCATCCATTCTACTCACCTTGGCACCTGGACCAGACAATTTATATTTATTAGCTAAAAGTATTACTGATGGGGCCAAAAACGGCATTATCTTAGCAGGTGGTCTTGCGTCAGGCATCATTTTTCACACTACCCTAGTCATTCTAGGTGTAGCTGCCTTAGTCAAAAGTTCACCTATGGCCTTCGCTACCTTAAAATATGTAGGCGCAGCCTATCTATTTTATCTTGCTTATGGGGCTTTTACAGCGAAAGTAAATGAAACAAGTTCTACTGTAGTTACAACGGATAAAACTATATCTACTGAAACTTCTTCTACTGAAAGAGTATCTGTATCTGTTAAAACTTCCTCTGAAACAGGTCTTGCCATTTATCGTAAAGGCTTAATTATGAATATATTAAATCCTAAAGTATTGCTATTCTTTTTAGCCTTCTTACCTCAATTTGTAAGTCCTAATAGTGAAAATCCAAGCCTTGCCATTGCTTTCTTAGGGGCCACTTTTAGCTTGCAAGCCTTTATTTTATTCAGCCTTATTGCTCTTTGTGCTGGTAAATTACGGGGCTTTTTACACCAAGGACCAAAATCGCAACGCATATTAAATCGTGTGCAAGGTATAGTCCTTTTAGGTATTGGTGGCTTGTTGTTATTCTTTTAA